The segment CCTGGTGCGGGCCCTGAGCGCAATTTTAATCAGCACCTGCCAACTGCTGGCGATTTTTGTAATTTCGGTGGGCGTGATTCGCGGTCTGCTGATTTTCCTCCGCTCTTCGCTCTTTCAACCCCAGACCACTGCTGCCTTTCAGCGCAGCCGCCTGGCGATGGGCTATTCTTTCTCCCTGGGGCTGAGTTTTTTGGTCGGGGCCAGCATTCTCAAAACCATGCTGTCGAGCCAGTGGGAAGACATTGCCCGATTGGTGATGATCATTGCCGTTCGCACTGCCCTGAACCTGCTGCTGGAGCGGGCTATTCGCAACAGCCAGGCGATCGCCGATGGGGATCTGGGGCTTGACAGCAACGGCAAAGCTCCTGAAGCGGCGATCGCCAGTCCCTAGCGATTACCCCTGTACCCGGAGGTGGTCGCGGCAGTTCCTGGGGGTGTCTGGGTACTCTGGGTAACGTAGTAGGTATAGCCAGGACGCCCGATGTCACCTTCGCTACTGGAGCAGGCCAGGGATGGGGATGCGGCGGCGATCGCCGCCCTGCTGTCGAGTTCGCTCAAGCCCAAGGGCATTGCCGTGCGGGCCGAGCGCGACAGCTATACTCTGCACCTGTGGTTTAGCGCCAGCCCCGCCCCTGTCCAGACGGCTACCGTCGCCTACGCCCGCCGCGCCATTGAGCGCCTAAACATTCCCGGCATCGGCATTCTCTGCTTCTACGGTGAACAGACGGGGTTTACCCAAGCCGTCTGGCAGCAGGAGTTGGCCC is part of the Nodosilinea sp. PGN35 genome and harbors:
- a CDS encoding DUF1622 domain-containing protein, with product MDIQLLGTHLADLVRALSAILISTCQLLAIFVISVGVIRGLLIFLRSSLFQPQTTAAFQRSRLAMGYSFSLGLSFLVGASILKTMLSSQWEDIARLVMIIAVRTALNLLLERAIRNSQAIADGDLGLDSNGKAPEAAIASP